One genomic window of Gossypium hirsutum isolate 1008001.06 chromosome D11, Gossypium_hirsutum_v2.1, whole genome shotgun sequence includes the following:
- the LOC107912820 gene encoding thaumatin-like protein 1, producing MSRFSCYHFSIITFLSFVLVVFLHGVTAATFTFINKCDYTVWPGILANPGSPTLESTGFELRNGGSRSFQAPTGWAGRFWGRTGCSFDDSGHGSCTTGDCDSGEIECNGAGATPPATLAEFTLGSGSQDFYDVSLVDGYNLPMIVEGNGGSGECATTGCMTDLNKKCPSELKFDGGDACKSACDAFGNPEYCCSGAYSSPTACKPSIYSEVFKSACPKSYSYAFDDATSTFTCTGADYTITFCPNSPSLKSSKDPAAESTGESGPDTDSVQAAALASQWLANLATADSTRTQLYSPAQFGFSVIIFLFL from the exons ATGTCTCGGTTCTCCTGTTATCACTTTTCTAtaatcacgttcttgagcttcgTTCTCGTCGTTTTTCTTCATG GGGTTACGGCTGCAACCTTCACATTCATCAACAAATGCGATTACACAGTATGGCCAGGAATTCTAGCTAATCCAGGAAGTCCAACCCTGGAAAGTACAGGCTTTGAACTTAGGAATGGCGGCTCTCGTTCCTTCCAAGCCCCTACCGGCTGGGCCGGTCGTTTCTGGGGAAGAACAGGCTGCAGTTTCGATGACTCTGGCCATGGATCATGTACTACAGGAGACTGCGACTCTGGTGAAATTGAATGCAATGGAGCTGGCGCCACACCTCCGGCTACCTTAGCCGAGTTTACCCTTGGTTCAGGGTCGCAGGACTTCTATGACGTGAGCCTGGTTGATGGTTATAATTTGCCTATGATTGTGGAAGGAAATGGAGGGTCAGGGGAGTGTGCCACTACCGGTTGCATGACGGATTTGAATAAAAAGTGCCCGTCGGAGCTGAAATTCGATGGTGGCGACGCCTGCAAGAGCGCGTGCGATGCCTTCGGCAATCCAGAGTACTGCTGTAGCGGTGCCTACAGCAGTCCAACAGCTTGTAAACCGTCCATTTATTCAGAAGTGTTCAAATCAGCTTGCCCCAAATCGTATAGCTATGCTTTTGATGATGCCACTAGCACTTTCACATGCACTGGGGCTGATTATACCATCACATTCTGTCCCAATTCCCCAAG TTTGAAATCTTCAAAGGATCCTGCTGCCGAATCAACCGGTGAATCAGGACCGGATACGGACTCCGTGCAGGCGGCTGCACTGGCCAGTCAATGGCTAGCGAATTTAGCCACGGCAGACTCGACCAGAACCCAACTATATTCCCCTGCCCAATTTGGTTTTTCTGTGATCATCTTTTTGTTCTTGTAG